From Etheostoma spectabile isolate EspeVRDwgs_2016 chromosome 19, UIUC_Espe_1.0, whole genome shotgun sequence, the proteins below share one genomic window:
- the LOC116707439 gene encoding kin of IRRE-like protein 1 isoform X4: MQRLLLLSLLLSFQTVWTARFSQEPADQSVVRGQRVILSCVVFNYSGIVQWTKDGLALGIGEDLQAWPRYRVLRVQELGQYNLEILSADLSDDSLYECQAPDAALRSRRAKLTVLIPPDNPVIDGGPEVLLNAGESYNLSCVSRGAKPPSMIEWLKDGLPVEGAASTTEVLADRKRVTTRSYLPIQPVDTDTGRNYSCVATNLAVPTGKSTTVTLNVHHSPTVTLSIEPRSVLEGDRVTFTCQAHANPPIMGYSWAKGGVVLQGARESVFTTKADHSFFTEPVSCLVFNAVGKTNVSILVDVHFGPILLVEPQPKTVDVDSDVTLNCKWAGNPPLTLTWFKKGSNMVLSNSNQLYLKSVSQADAGQYVCKAIVPRIGVGETEVALTVNGPPIISSDPVQYAVKGERGEVKCYIASTPPPDKIVWAWKENVWEKEKGTLLERYTVEQSKPSAEGGGVLSTLTINNVMESDFLSTYNCTAWNSFGPGTMIISLEETEEVPVGIIAGGTVGSTILLFIFLLVLVLIFYRQRKGRRGVTLGKPDIKVETINKETHSLEEDSGSVSTASRMVKAMYSPFKDDIELKSDLRSDTLDTRQEYDLKDPTNGYYNVRASTHDEGRPASRSTLHYSDYRSPAGTPGGAASISSSAGGSGATASGGAPCPPGPLTSPGRPQACYDPRPPSRLSHISYAQFNTFTRAGQSQQPPPNPAPMASDFQGDCSLLDSTSQLAYDNYGYPSHYQTYRMGFAPSSLAPLEACPSYEMYGVGSGVGPGVGPGLGPGLGPGVGPGVGPGVGSGVGVGPGGPAPSGSETGLGKYGSSTRFSYTSQHSDYSHSRHTQRMQTHV; the protein is encoded by the exons cctgGCCCAGATACCGCGTGCTGCGTGTGCAGGAGTTGGGCCAGTACAACCTGGAGATCCTGTCAGCCGATCTGTCTGATGACTCCCTGTACGAGTGCCAGGCCCCTGATGCTGCCCTGAGGTCCAGGAGGGCCAAACTCACAGTCCTCA TCCCCCCAGACAACCCGGTGATCGATGGGGGTCCGGAGGTGTTGCTGAATGCGGGGGAGTCCTACAACCTGAGCTGTGTGTCTCGAGGGGCTAAACCGCCTTCTATGATCGAGTGGCTTAAAGATGGTCTGCCCGTGGAGGGGGCTGCCAGTACCACG GAGGTGCTTGCAGACAGGAAGAGGGTGACCACACGGAGCTACCTGCCCATCCAGCCCGTCGACACCGACACTGGGAGGAACTACAGCTGTGTAGCCACCAACCTGGCTGTTCCCACCGGCAAAAGCACAACCGTCACCCTCAACGTACACC ATTCACCGACAGTGACCTTGTCCATTGAGCCTCGCTCTGTCCTGGAGGGGGACAGGGTCACTTTCACCTGCCAGGCTCACGCCAACCCTCCTATTATGGGCTACAG TTGGGCTAAGGGGGGCGTGGTGCTGCAGGGTGCCAGGGAGAGTGTGTTCACCACCAAGGCCGACCACTCCTTCTTCACCGAGCCTGTCTCCTGTCTGGTTTTCAACGCTGTGGGAAAGACCAATGTCAGCATCCTGGTAGACGTTCATT TCGGTCCCATTCTGTTGGTTGAGCCGCAGCCAAAGACTGTAGATGTCGACTCTGATGTCACGCTCAACTGCAAATGGGCCGGAAACCCTCCGCTCACACTCACCTGGTTCAAAAAGGGTTCAAACATG GTTCTAAGCAACAGCAACcagctgtatctgaagtcgGTGAGCCAAGCGGATGCCGGACAGTATGTATGTAAAGCCATCGTCCCACGGATTGGAGTAGGAGAGACTGAGGTCGCACTCACTGTCAACG GTCCCCCCATCATCTCCAGCGATCCAGTCCAGTATgcagtgaaaggggagagaggagaggtgaAATGCTACATAGCCAGTACACCTCCTCCTGATAAGATT GTGTGGGCGTGGAAGGAGAACGTGtgggagaaggagaaggggaCGCTGCTGGAGAGGTACACGGTGGAGCAGAGCAAACCGTCAGCCGAGGGCGGTGGGGTCCTCTCTACCCTCACCATCAACAACGTGATGGAGTCGGACTTCCTGTCCACCTACAACTGCACGGCCTGGAACTCGTTTGGCCCAGGAACCATGATCATCTCATTGGAGGAGACCG AAGAAGTCCCAGTGGGCATAATAGCTGGTGGGACAGTGGGCTCCACCATCCTCCTATTCATCTTTCTGCTGGTCCTCGTTCTGATTTTCTACCGGCAACGCAAAG GTCGGCGCGGGGTCACGCTGGGTAAGCCCGACATCAAGGTGGAGACCATAAACAAGGAGACCCACAGCTTGGAGGAGGACTCCGGCAGCGTGTCCACGGCTTCGCGCATGGTCAAGGCCATGTACTCG CCCTTTAAAGATGACATAGAGCTCAAGTCTGATCTCCGCAGCGACACCCTGGACACACGGCAGGAGTATGACCTGAAG GACCCCACCAATGGCTACTACAATGTGCGTGCCTCCACCCACGATGAAGGCCGTCCTGCATCCCGCTCCACCTTGCACTACTCTGACTACCGCTCCCCTGCAGGAACACCAGGGGGAGCTGCTTCTATTAGCAGCAGTGCTGGAGGCTCCGGAGCCACGGCCAGCGGAGGAGCCCCTTGTCCCCCTGGCCCCCTCACCTCCCCTGGCCGCCCCCAGGCCTGCTAtgacccccgccccccctccaGACTTTCCCACATCAGCTACGCCCAGTTCAACACCTTCACCCGTGCAGGCCAAAGCCAGCAGCCTCCGCCTAACCCTGCACCCATGGCCAGCGACTTCCAAGGAGACTGCAGCCTCCTGGACTCTACTTCCCAGCTGGCCTACGACAACTATGGATACCCCTCGCATTACCAGACCTACCGCATGGGTTTTGCCCCATCGAGCCTGGCCCCGCTGGAGGCCTGTCCATCCTATGAAATGTACGGGGTGGGATCTGGGGTGGGACCCGGGGTGGGACCTGGGTTGGGACCTGGGTTGGGACCTGGGGTGGGACCTGGGGTGGGACCCGGGGTGGGATCCGGGGTTGGCGTGGGTCCCGGGGGTCCTGCTCCCTCGGGATCAGAGACTGGACTTGGGAAATACGGCAGCTCCACTCGCTTCTCTTACACCTCGCAACACTCTGACTACTCCCACAGccgacacacacagaggatgCAGACTCACGTttga
- the LOC116707439 gene encoding kin of IRRE-like protein 1 isoform X2, protein MQRLLLLSLLLSFQTVWTARFSQEPADQSVVRGQRVILSCVVFNYSGIVQWTKDGLALGIGEDLQAWPRYRVLRVQELGQYNLEILSADLSDDSLYECQAPDAALRSRRAKLTVLIPPDNPVIDGGPEVLLNAGESYNLSCVSRGAKPPSMIEWLKDGLPVEGAASTTEVLADRKRVTTRSYLPIQPVDTDTGRNYSCVATNLAVPTGKSTTVTLNVHHSPTVTLSIEPRSVLEGDRVTFTCQAHANPPIMGYSWAKGGVVLQGARESVFTTKADHSFFTEPVSCLVFNAVGKTNVSILVDVHFGPILLVEPQPKTVDVDSDVTLNCKWAGNPPLTLTWFKKGSNMVLSNSNQLYLKSVSQADAGQYVCKAIVPRIGVGETEVALTVNGPPIISSDPVQYAVKGERGEVKCYIASTPPPDKIVWAWKENVWEKEKGTLLERYTVEQSKPSAEGGGVLSTLTINNVMESDFLSTYNCTAWNSFGPGTMIISLEETEEVPVGIIAGGTVGSTILLFIFLLVLVLIFYRQRKGRRGVTLGKPDIKVETINKETHSLEEDSGSVSTASRMVKAMYSFLPSVSFSPSNQPFKDDIELKSDLRSDTLDTRQEYDLKDPTNGYYNVRASTHDEGRPASRSTLHYSDYRSPAGTPGGAASISSSAGGSGATASGGAPCPPGPLTSPGRPQACYDPRPPSRLSHISYAQFNTFTRAGQSQQPPPNPAPMASDFQGDCSLLDSTSQLAYDNYGYPSHYQTYRMGFAPSSLAPLEACPSYEMYGVGSGVGPGVGPGLGPGLGPGVGPGVGPGVGSGVGVGPGGPAPSGSETGLGKYGSSTRFSYTSQHSDYSHSRHTQRMQTHV, encoded by the exons cctgGCCCAGATACCGCGTGCTGCGTGTGCAGGAGTTGGGCCAGTACAACCTGGAGATCCTGTCAGCCGATCTGTCTGATGACTCCCTGTACGAGTGCCAGGCCCCTGATGCTGCCCTGAGGTCCAGGAGGGCCAAACTCACAGTCCTCA TCCCCCCAGACAACCCGGTGATCGATGGGGGTCCGGAGGTGTTGCTGAATGCGGGGGAGTCCTACAACCTGAGCTGTGTGTCTCGAGGGGCTAAACCGCCTTCTATGATCGAGTGGCTTAAAGATGGTCTGCCCGTGGAGGGGGCTGCCAGTACCACG GAGGTGCTTGCAGACAGGAAGAGGGTGACCACACGGAGCTACCTGCCCATCCAGCCCGTCGACACCGACACTGGGAGGAACTACAGCTGTGTAGCCACCAACCTGGCTGTTCCCACCGGCAAAAGCACAACCGTCACCCTCAACGTACACC ATTCACCGACAGTGACCTTGTCCATTGAGCCTCGCTCTGTCCTGGAGGGGGACAGGGTCACTTTCACCTGCCAGGCTCACGCCAACCCTCCTATTATGGGCTACAG TTGGGCTAAGGGGGGCGTGGTGCTGCAGGGTGCCAGGGAGAGTGTGTTCACCACCAAGGCCGACCACTCCTTCTTCACCGAGCCTGTCTCCTGTCTGGTTTTCAACGCTGTGGGAAAGACCAATGTCAGCATCCTGGTAGACGTTCATT TCGGTCCCATTCTGTTGGTTGAGCCGCAGCCAAAGACTGTAGATGTCGACTCTGATGTCACGCTCAACTGCAAATGGGCCGGAAACCCTCCGCTCACACTCACCTGGTTCAAAAAGGGTTCAAACATG GTTCTAAGCAACAGCAACcagctgtatctgaagtcgGTGAGCCAAGCGGATGCCGGACAGTATGTATGTAAAGCCATCGTCCCACGGATTGGAGTAGGAGAGACTGAGGTCGCACTCACTGTCAACG GTCCCCCCATCATCTCCAGCGATCCAGTCCAGTATgcagtgaaaggggagagaggagaggtgaAATGCTACATAGCCAGTACACCTCCTCCTGATAAGATT GTGTGGGCGTGGAAGGAGAACGTGtgggagaaggagaaggggaCGCTGCTGGAGAGGTACACGGTGGAGCAGAGCAAACCGTCAGCCGAGGGCGGTGGGGTCCTCTCTACCCTCACCATCAACAACGTGATGGAGTCGGACTTCCTGTCCACCTACAACTGCACGGCCTGGAACTCGTTTGGCCCAGGAACCATGATCATCTCATTGGAGGAGACCG AAGAAGTCCCAGTGGGCATAATAGCTGGTGGGACAGTGGGCTCCACCATCCTCCTATTCATCTTTCTGCTGGTCCTCGTTCTGATTTTCTACCGGCAACGCAAAG GTCGGCGCGGGGTCACGCTGGGTAAGCCCGACATCAAGGTGGAGACCATAAACAAGGAGACCCACAGCTTGGAGGAGGACTCCGGCAGCGTGTCCACGGCTTCGCGCATGGTCAAGGCCATGTACTCG TTTCTCCCCTCTGTGTCCTTCTCTCCTTCCAATCAGCCCTTTAAAGATGACATAGAGCTCAAGTCTGATCTCCGCAGCGACACCCTGGACACACGGCAGGAGTATGACCTGAAG GACCCCACCAATGGCTACTACAATGTGCGTGCCTCCACCCACGATGAAGGCCGTCCTGCATCCCGCTCCACCTTGCACTACTCTGACTACCGCTCCCCTGCAGGAACACCAGGGGGAGCTGCTTCTATTAGCAGCAGTGCTGGAGGCTCCGGAGCCACGGCCAGCGGAGGAGCCCCTTGTCCCCCTGGCCCCCTCACCTCCCCTGGCCGCCCCCAGGCCTGCTAtgacccccgccccccctccaGACTTTCCCACATCAGCTACGCCCAGTTCAACACCTTCACCCGTGCAGGCCAAAGCCAGCAGCCTCCGCCTAACCCTGCACCCATGGCCAGCGACTTCCAAGGAGACTGCAGCCTCCTGGACTCTACTTCCCAGCTGGCCTACGACAACTATGGATACCCCTCGCATTACCAGACCTACCGCATGGGTTTTGCCCCATCGAGCCTGGCCCCGCTGGAGGCCTGTCCATCCTATGAAATGTACGGGGTGGGATCTGGGGTGGGACCCGGGGTGGGACCTGGGTTGGGACCTGGGTTGGGACCTGGGGTGGGACCTGGGGTGGGACCCGGGGTGGGATCCGGGGTTGGCGTGGGTCCCGGGGGTCCTGCTCCCTCGGGATCAGAGACTGGACTTGGGAAATACGGCAGCTCCACTCGCTTCTCTTACACCTCGCAACACTCTGACTACTCCCACAGccgacacacacagaggatgCAGACTCACGTttga
- the LOC116707439 gene encoding kin of IRRE-like protein 1 isoform X1 encodes MQRLLLLSLLLSFQTVWTARFSQEPADQSVVRGQRVILSCVVFNYSGIVQWTKDGLALGIGEDLQAWPRYRVLRVQELGQYNLEILSADLSDDSLYECQAPDAALRSRRAKLTVLIPPDNPVIDGGPEVLLNAGESYNLSCVSRGAKPPSMIEWLKDGLPVEGAASTTEVLADRKRVTTRSYLPIQPVDTDTGRNYSCVATNLAVPTGKSTTVTLNVHHSPTVTLSIEPRSVLEGDRVTFTCQAHANPPIMGYSWAKGGVVLQGARESVFTTKADHSFFTEPVSCLVFNAVGKTNVSILVDVHFGPILLVEPQPKTVDVDSDVTLNCKWAGNPPLTLTWFKKGSNMVLSNSNQLYLKSVSQADAGQYVCKAIVPRIGVGETEVALTVNGPPIISSDPVQYAVKGERGEVKCYIASTPPPDKIVWAWKENVWEKEKGTLLERYTVEQSKPSAEGGGVLSTLTINNVMESDFLSTYNCTAWNSFGPGTMIISLEETEEVPVGIIAGGTVGSTILLFIFLLVLVLIFYRQRKGSRRGVTLGKPDIKVETINKETHSLEEDSGSVSTASRMVKAMYSFLPSVSFSPSNQPFKDDIELKSDLRSDTLDTRQEYDLKDPTNGYYNVRASTHDEGRPASRSTLHYSDYRSPAGTPGGAASISSSAGGSGATASGGAPCPPGPLTSPGRPQACYDPRPPSRLSHISYAQFNTFTRAGQSQQPPPNPAPMASDFQGDCSLLDSTSQLAYDNYGYPSHYQTYRMGFAPSSLAPLEACPSYEMYGVGSGVGPGVGPGLGPGLGPGVGPGVGPGVGSGVGVGPGGPAPSGSETGLGKYGSSTRFSYTSQHSDYSHSRHTQRMQTHV; translated from the exons cctgGCCCAGATACCGCGTGCTGCGTGTGCAGGAGTTGGGCCAGTACAACCTGGAGATCCTGTCAGCCGATCTGTCTGATGACTCCCTGTACGAGTGCCAGGCCCCTGATGCTGCCCTGAGGTCCAGGAGGGCCAAACTCACAGTCCTCA TCCCCCCAGACAACCCGGTGATCGATGGGGGTCCGGAGGTGTTGCTGAATGCGGGGGAGTCCTACAACCTGAGCTGTGTGTCTCGAGGGGCTAAACCGCCTTCTATGATCGAGTGGCTTAAAGATGGTCTGCCCGTGGAGGGGGCTGCCAGTACCACG GAGGTGCTTGCAGACAGGAAGAGGGTGACCACACGGAGCTACCTGCCCATCCAGCCCGTCGACACCGACACTGGGAGGAACTACAGCTGTGTAGCCACCAACCTGGCTGTTCCCACCGGCAAAAGCACAACCGTCACCCTCAACGTACACC ATTCACCGACAGTGACCTTGTCCATTGAGCCTCGCTCTGTCCTGGAGGGGGACAGGGTCACTTTCACCTGCCAGGCTCACGCCAACCCTCCTATTATGGGCTACAG TTGGGCTAAGGGGGGCGTGGTGCTGCAGGGTGCCAGGGAGAGTGTGTTCACCACCAAGGCCGACCACTCCTTCTTCACCGAGCCTGTCTCCTGTCTGGTTTTCAACGCTGTGGGAAAGACCAATGTCAGCATCCTGGTAGACGTTCATT TCGGTCCCATTCTGTTGGTTGAGCCGCAGCCAAAGACTGTAGATGTCGACTCTGATGTCACGCTCAACTGCAAATGGGCCGGAAACCCTCCGCTCACACTCACCTGGTTCAAAAAGGGTTCAAACATG GTTCTAAGCAACAGCAACcagctgtatctgaagtcgGTGAGCCAAGCGGATGCCGGACAGTATGTATGTAAAGCCATCGTCCCACGGATTGGAGTAGGAGAGACTGAGGTCGCACTCACTGTCAACG GTCCCCCCATCATCTCCAGCGATCCAGTCCAGTATgcagtgaaaggggagagaggagaggtgaAATGCTACATAGCCAGTACACCTCCTCCTGATAAGATT GTGTGGGCGTGGAAGGAGAACGTGtgggagaaggagaaggggaCGCTGCTGGAGAGGTACACGGTGGAGCAGAGCAAACCGTCAGCCGAGGGCGGTGGGGTCCTCTCTACCCTCACCATCAACAACGTGATGGAGTCGGACTTCCTGTCCACCTACAACTGCACGGCCTGGAACTCGTTTGGCCCAGGAACCATGATCATCTCATTGGAGGAGACCG AAGAAGTCCCAGTGGGCATAATAGCTGGTGGGACAGTGGGCTCCACCATCCTCCTATTCATCTTTCTGCTGGTCCTCGTTCTGATTTTCTACCGGCAACGCAAAGGCA GTCGGCGCGGGGTCACGCTGGGTAAGCCCGACATCAAGGTGGAGACCATAAACAAGGAGACCCACAGCTTGGAGGAGGACTCCGGCAGCGTGTCCACGGCTTCGCGCATGGTCAAGGCCATGTACTCG TTTCTCCCCTCTGTGTCCTTCTCTCCTTCCAATCAGCCCTTTAAAGATGACATAGAGCTCAAGTCTGATCTCCGCAGCGACACCCTGGACACACGGCAGGAGTATGACCTGAAG GACCCCACCAATGGCTACTACAATGTGCGTGCCTCCACCCACGATGAAGGCCGTCCTGCATCCCGCTCCACCTTGCACTACTCTGACTACCGCTCCCCTGCAGGAACACCAGGGGGAGCTGCTTCTATTAGCAGCAGTGCTGGAGGCTCCGGAGCCACGGCCAGCGGAGGAGCCCCTTGTCCCCCTGGCCCCCTCACCTCCCCTGGCCGCCCCCAGGCCTGCTAtgacccccgccccccctccaGACTTTCCCACATCAGCTACGCCCAGTTCAACACCTTCACCCGTGCAGGCCAAAGCCAGCAGCCTCCGCCTAACCCTGCACCCATGGCCAGCGACTTCCAAGGAGACTGCAGCCTCCTGGACTCTACTTCCCAGCTGGCCTACGACAACTATGGATACCCCTCGCATTACCAGACCTACCGCATGGGTTTTGCCCCATCGAGCCTGGCCCCGCTGGAGGCCTGTCCATCCTATGAAATGTACGGGGTGGGATCTGGGGTGGGACCCGGGGTGGGACCTGGGTTGGGACCTGGGTTGGGACCTGGGGTGGGACCTGGGGTGGGACCCGGGGTGGGATCCGGGGTTGGCGTGGGTCCCGGGGGTCCTGCTCCCTCGGGATCAGAGACTGGACTTGGGAAATACGGCAGCTCCACTCGCTTCTCTTACACCTCGCAACACTCTGACTACTCCCACAGccgacacacacagaggatgCAGACTCACGTttga
- the LOC116707439 gene encoding kin of IRRE-like protein 1 isoform X3: MQRLLLLSLLLSFQTVWTARFSQEPADQSVVRGQRVILSCVVFNYSGIVQWTKDGLALGIGEDLQAWPRYRVLRVQELGQYNLEILSADLSDDSLYECQAPDAALRSRRAKLTVLIPPDNPVIDGGPEVLLNAGESYNLSCVSRGAKPPSMIEWLKDGLPVEGAASTTEVLADRKRVTTRSYLPIQPVDTDTGRNYSCVATNLAVPTGKSTTVTLNVHHSPTVTLSIEPRSVLEGDRVTFTCQAHANPPIMGYSWAKGGVVLQGARESVFTTKADHSFFTEPVSCLVFNAVGKTNVSILVDVHFGPILLVEPQPKTVDVDSDVTLNCKWAGNPPLTLTWFKKGSNMVLSNSNQLYLKSVSQADAGQYVCKAIVPRIGVGETEVALTVNGPPIISSDPVQYAVKGERGEVKCYIASTPPPDKIVWAWKENVWEKEKGTLLERYTVEQSKPSAEGGGVLSTLTINNVMESDFLSTYNCTAWNSFGPGTMIISLEETEEVPVGIIAGGTVGSTILLFIFLLVLVLIFYRQRKGSRRGVTLGKPDIKVETINKETHSLEEDSGSVSTASRMVKAMYSPFKDDIELKSDLRSDTLDTRQEYDLKDPTNGYYNVRASTHDEGRPASRSTLHYSDYRSPAGTPGGAASISSSAGGSGATASGGAPCPPGPLTSPGRPQACYDPRPPSRLSHISYAQFNTFTRAGQSQQPPPNPAPMASDFQGDCSLLDSTSQLAYDNYGYPSHYQTYRMGFAPSSLAPLEACPSYEMYGVGSGVGPGVGPGLGPGLGPGVGPGVGPGVGSGVGVGPGGPAPSGSETGLGKYGSSTRFSYTSQHSDYSHSRHTQRMQTHV; encoded by the exons cctgGCCCAGATACCGCGTGCTGCGTGTGCAGGAGTTGGGCCAGTACAACCTGGAGATCCTGTCAGCCGATCTGTCTGATGACTCCCTGTACGAGTGCCAGGCCCCTGATGCTGCCCTGAGGTCCAGGAGGGCCAAACTCACAGTCCTCA TCCCCCCAGACAACCCGGTGATCGATGGGGGTCCGGAGGTGTTGCTGAATGCGGGGGAGTCCTACAACCTGAGCTGTGTGTCTCGAGGGGCTAAACCGCCTTCTATGATCGAGTGGCTTAAAGATGGTCTGCCCGTGGAGGGGGCTGCCAGTACCACG GAGGTGCTTGCAGACAGGAAGAGGGTGACCACACGGAGCTACCTGCCCATCCAGCCCGTCGACACCGACACTGGGAGGAACTACAGCTGTGTAGCCACCAACCTGGCTGTTCCCACCGGCAAAAGCACAACCGTCACCCTCAACGTACACC ATTCACCGACAGTGACCTTGTCCATTGAGCCTCGCTCTGTCCTGGAGGGGGACAGGGTCACTTTCACCTGCCAGGCTCACGCCAACCCTCCTATTATGGGCTACAG TTGGGCTAAGGGGGGCGTGGTGCTGCAGGGTGCCAGGGAGAGTGTGTTCACCACCAAGGCCGACCACTCCTTCTTCACCGAGCCTGTCTCCTGTCTGGTTTTCAACGCTGTGGGAAAGACCAATGTCAGCATCCTGGTAGACGTTCATT TCGGTCCCATTCTGTTGGTTGAGCCGCAGCCAAAGACTGTAGATGTCGACTCTGATGTCACGCTCAACTGCAAATGGGCCGGAAACCCTCCGCTCACACTCACCTGGTTCAAAAAGGGTTCAAACATG GTTCTAAGCAACAGCAACcagctgtatctgaagtcgGTGAGCCAAGCGGATGCCGGACAGTATGTATGTAAAGCCATCGTCCCACGGATTGGAGTAGGAGAGACTGAGGTCGCACTCACTGTCAACG GTCCCCCCATCATCTCCAGCGATCCAGTCCAGTATgcagtgaaaggggagagaggagaggtgaAATGCTACATAGCCAGTACACCTCCTCCTGATAAGATT GTGTGGGCGTGGAAGGAGAACGTGtgggagaaggagaaggggaCGCTGCTGGAGAGGTACACGGTGGAGCAGAGCAAACCGTCAGCCGAGGGCGGTGGGGTCCTCTCTACCCTCACCATCAACAACGTGATGGAGTCGGACTTCCTGTCCACCTACAACTGCACGGCCTGGAACTCGTTTGGCCCAGGAACCATGATCATCTCATTGGAGGAGACCG AAGAAGTCCCAGTGGGCATAATAGCTGGTGGGACAGTGGGCTCCACCATCCTCCTATTCATCTTTCTGCTGGTCCTCGTTCTGATTTTCTACCGGCAACGCAAAGGCA GTCGGCGCGGGGTCACGCTGGGTAAGCCCGACATCAAGGTGGAGACCATAAACAAGGAGACCCACAGCTTGGAGGAGGACTCCGGCAGCGTGTCCACGGCTTCGCGCATGGTCAAGGCCATGTACTCG CCCTTTAAAGATGACATAGAGCTCAAGTCTGATCTCCGCAGCGACACCCTGGACACACGGCAGGAGTATGACCTGAAG GACCCCACCAATGGCTACTACAATGTGCGTGCCTCCACCCACGATGAAGGCCGTCCTGCATCCCGCTCCACCTTGCACTACTCTGACTACCGCTCCCCTGCAGGAACACCAGGGGGAGCTGCTTCTATTAGCAGCAGTGCTGGAGGCTCCGGAGCCACGGCCAGCGGAGGAGCCCCTTGTCCCCCTGGCCCCCTCACCTCCCCTGGCCGCCCCCAGGCCTGCTAtgacccccgccccccctccaGACTTTCCCACATCAGCTACGCCCAGTTCAACACCTTCACCCGTGCAGGCCAAAGCCAGCAGCCTCCGCCTAACCCTGCACCCATGGCCAGCGACTTCCAAGGAGACTGCAGCCTCCTGGACTCTACTTCCCAGCTGGCCTACGACAACTATGGATACCCCTCGCATTACCAGACCTACCGCATGGGTTTTGCCCCATCGAGCCTGGCCCCGCTGGAGGCCTGTCCATCCTATGAAATGTACGGGGTGGGATCTGGGGTGGGACCCGGGGTGGGACCTGGGTTGGGACCTGGGTTGGGACCTGGGGTGGGACCTGGGGTGGGACCCGGGGTGGGATCCGGGGTTGGCGTGGGTCCCGGGGGTCCTGCTCCCTCGGGATCAGAGACTGGACTTGGGAAATACGGCAGCTCCACTCGCTTCTCTTACACCTCGCAACACTCTGACTACTCCCACAGccgacacacacagaggatgCAGACTCACGTttga